The Tumebacillus sp. BK434 genome has a segment encoding these proteins:
- a CDS encoding GyrI-like domain-containing protein, with the protein MELPAALRTTSAATLEGQVLTLPAYQAVGYEFTAPYTARGEAEVLVPRLWFQLLAKADEMAQVITPVIKRGLALHRESGFTYSVTVGVEQGADVPEGMVRVEVPEHEYVCFTHVGSVERVSVDETFHGIFAWLKQHGYRRVASLPWIELFDERFNPTLPNNSFDIYIPVEKHEEA; encoded by the coding sequence GTGGAGCTGCCCGCAGCGCTGCGGACAACTTCCGCCGCGACCCTCGAAGGACAAGTGCTCACGCTCCCGGCGTATCAGGCGGTCGGCTATGAATTTACCGCTCCTTACACCGCGCGCGGGGAAGCGGAAGTGCTGGTGCCGCGGTTGTGGTTTCAGCTGCTGGCGAAAGCGGATGAGATGGCGCAAGTCATCACACCGGTCATCAAAAGGGGGCTGGCGCTGCATCGGGAAAGCGGCTTCACCTATTCTGTGACGGTGGGCGTGGAGCAGGGCGCAGATGTGCCGGAGGGAATGGTTCGCGTCGAGGTGCCGGAGCATGAGTATGTGTGTTTCACACATGTCGGTTCGGTGGAACGGGTATCGGTGGATGAAACGTTTCATGGGATCTTCGCATGGCTGAAGCAGCATGGCTATCGGCGGGTGGCGTCACTTCCCTGGATCGAGCTGTTCGACGAACGATTCAACCCTACGCTGCCAAATAATTCGTTCGATATCTATATCCCGGTGGAAAAACATGAGGAAGCATAA
- a CDS encoding GNAT family N-acetyltransferase, with protein sequence MSNRTNALPVRIELWTESDLDLLRQVNAPEMTEHLGGAETDQKLQTRHRHYLAINEAGTGRMFRVISNVDQTAVGTVGYWERVWNEEDAYEMGWAVLPPYQGKGVGSAAARAAIAQARSEQKRKYMYAFPSVDNLASNAICQQLGFTWMGEREFEYPKGNFMRCNEWRFDLLTETECPAHD encoded by the coding sequence ATGTCAAACCGAACAAACGCATTGCCGGTTCGGATCGAACTTTGGACAGAATCTGATCTGGATCTGCTGCGCCAAGTCAATGCGCCGGAAATGACGGAACATTTGGGCGGAGCTGAGACGGATCAAAAATTGCAGACTCGCCACCGGCACTATCTTGCGATCAATGAAGCGGGTACGGGCCGAATGTTTCGTGTCATTTCAAATGTGGATCAGACGGCGGTTGGAACTGTCGGGTATTGGGAACGCGTGTGGAACGAGGAGGATGCGTACGAGATGGGCTGGGCGGTGTTGCCACCCTATCAAGGAAAAGGTGTCGGGAGTGCCGCAGCAAGAGCGGCCATTGCCCAAGCCAGATCGGAGCAGAAGCGCAAATACATGTACGCCTTCCCGTCTGTTGACAACCTCGCATCGAACGCGATCTGTCAGCAGCTTGGATTTACATGGATGGGGGAGCGCGAATTCGAATACCCGAAAGGAAACTTCATGCGCTGCAATGAATGGCGATTCGACCTCTTAACGGAAACGGAATGTCCAGCACATGATTAG
- a CDS encoding GyrI-like domain-containing protein — MNITIVELPEKKLIGVKFAGPFDVLPIEMPKLWTIFLERVAEIPQVVAGAYYEISDEDFKHKIYTEYLTVEVERFDTIPYGMLAFALPARQYLKATHRGPMSSVQDTYLNLFKWMKENGYEQDLSALRMERYDRRFLPTVDDHAREENEYEILIPIKYDTRP; from the coding sequence ATGAACATCACCATCGTGGAACTGCCGGAGAAGAAGTTGATCGGCGTGAAGTTCGCCGGACCGTTTGACGTCTTGCCGATTGAAATGCCGAAGCTGTGGACAATCTTTTTGGAGCGCGTCGCGGAGATTCCTCAGGTCGTAGCAGGAGCGTATTATGAGATCAGCGATGAAGATTTCAAGCATAAAATCTACACCGAATACCTGACCGTCGAAGTCGAGCGTTTTGACACCATCCCCTACGGCATGCTCGCCTTCGCCCTTCCCGCTCGCCAGTATCTGAAAGCCACCCACCGCGGGCCGATGAGCAGCGTGCAGGACACCTATCTGAATCTGTTCAAATGGATGAAAGAAAACGGGTATGAGCAAGACCTCTCCGCCCTCCGGATGGAGCGATATGATCGGCGCTTCCTCCCCACGGTGGACGATCATGCCCGGGAGGAGAATGAGTATGAGATTTTGATTCCGATCAAGTACGATACCCGACCATAA
- a CDS encoding YnfA family protein, producing MISAIVLFIVAGLAEIGGGYLVWLWLRESKPLWYGVAGSVILILYGIIPTMQNFPSFGRVYAAYGGVFIILAVFWGWWVDKKTPDLYDWVGAGICMIGVAIMLFAPRN from the coding sequence ATGATTAGCGCCATCGTTTTGTTCATCGTTGCAGGTTTGGCGGAAATTGGCGGAGGGTATCTGGTGTGGCTCTGGCTGCGCGAAAGCAAACCACTCTGGTATGGGGTGGCTGGGAGTGTGATTCTCATTCTGTACGGGATCATTCCGACCATGCAGAACTTCCCAAGCTTCGGCAGGGTCTATGCCGCATATGGCGGGGTGTTTATCATACTCGCAGTCTTTTGGGGTTGGTGGGTAGATAAGAAAACGCCCGACTTGTACGACTGGGTTGGGGCAGGAATTTGTATGATCGGCGTTGCAATCATGTTGTTTGCACCAAGAAATTAG
- the rpsD gene encoding 30S ribosomal protein S4, whose protein sequence is MARTTGPKHKLCRQVGQALCGSAKCPVHKRPYPPGQHGPTKRKKISEYGLQLQEKQKLRYIFGVLEKQFRAYYEEAARQKGITGENLLRLLNSRLDYLVYQAGFARTLDGARQLVNHGHVTVNGNKVDIASFAVRPGNVISLREKSHDIVSVKDALAGVTSRPAYMDWNENALQATYVRYPSREEMPQQVQESMIVEFYSR, encoded by the coding sequence ATGGCACGCACTACTGGACCGAAACACAAACTCTGCCGCCAAGTTGGCCAAGCTCTTTGCGGCTCCGCAAAATGCCCGGTGCACAAGCGCCCGTACCCGCCGGGTCAACACGGCCCGACCAAGCGCAAGAAGATCAGCGAATACGGCTTGCAGCTGCAAGAGAAGCAAAAGCTGCGCTACATCTTCGGCGTACTCGAGAAGCAATTCCGCGCGTACTACGAAGAAGCTGCACGCCAAAAAGGCATCACCGGCGAAAACCTGCTTCGCCTGCTCAACTCGCGCCTTGACTACCTCGTGTACCAAGCGGGCTTTGCACGCACCCTCGACGGCGCTCGTCAGCTGGTCAACCACGGCCACGTCACCGTCAACGGCAACAAAGTCGACATCGCATCGTTCGCAGTTCGCCCGGGCAACGTGATCAGCCTGCGCGAGAAGTCCCACGATATCGTCTCTGTGAAAGACGCGCTGGCTGGCGTGACTTCCCGTCCGGCTTACATGGACTGGAACGAAAACGCTCTGCAAGCGACCTATGTCCGTTACCCGTCCCGCGAAGAAATGCCGCAGCAAGTTCAAGAATCGATGATCGTCGAATTCTACTCCCGTTAA
- a CDS encoding metallophosphoesterase, whose amino-acid sequence MAPIYEKARKLLQSLPKSSAFRFVYFGDSWFDWGTTRADAVTRFQIFLGALETAARQTPKPLFILIGGDVVFSGTQQQFQYVTQKISQFMDTSKIPVFIAPGNHERTGPTGPLNLYRKYISAQLNYRIDVPRLRVVMLNDIGPSSALSSSDYASYYGFEQSGNALPFLKESLRTTPAGSKAVVVMHVPPRTGTWTRTNGTTFTLKQEDGFSLSKPKNRDFMNTLSANRNKMQKVLVGHVHTYATSTIHGIPYVLEGQGGAVIGSNSIVLFTVNNGIVSSPKRIPIKRSNKTPSKVFVGQSTLPNP is encoded by the coding sequence GTGGCACCGATCTATGAAAAAGCCCGCAAGTTGCTGCAATCGCTGCCCAAGTCTTCTGCCTTTCGGTTTGTCTACTTCGGAGACAGCTGGTTCGACTGGGGCACGACGCGAGCAGATGCGGTCACACGTTTTCAGATTTTCCTTGGCGCGCTGGAGACGGCTGCCCGACAGACACCCAAACCGCTGTTCATTTTGATCGGCGGCGATGTGGTCTTCTCCGGCACGCAACAGCAGTTCCAATATGTCACTCAGAAGATCAGCCAGTTTATGGACACTTCCAAAATTCCCGTCTTCATCGCACCGGGCAACCATGAACGCACAGGCCCCACAGGTCCTCTGAATCTGTATCGCAAGTATATTTCCGCACAGCTCAACTATCGAATTGACGTCCCCCGACTGCGGGTCGTGATGCTTAACGATATCGGCCCCAGCTCAGCGCTGAGCAGTTCGGATTACGCGAGTTACTATGGATTCGAGCAGTCGGGAAATGCGCTGCCTTTCTTGAAGGAGTCGCTGCGCACAACTCCTGCCGGAAGCAAAGCGGTCGTTGTGATGCACGTTCCGCCGCGCACCGGAACATGGACGCGCACCAACGGCACGACTTTCACGCTCAAACAAGAGGATGGATTTTCGTTGTCCAAGCCAAAAAATCGCGATTTTATGAACACGCTCAGCGCGAATCGCAACAAGATGCAAAAAGTTTTGGTTGGACATGTCCACACCTATGCGACCAGTACGATTCATGGAATCCCGTACGTGCTGGAAGGGCAGGGCGGCGCGGTGATTGGGTCGAACAGCATCGTTCTGTTTACCGTCAACAATGGCATCGTCTCCTCGCCTAAGCGAATCCCGATCAAACGCAGCAACAAAACGCCGTCCAAAGTGTTTGTCGGACAGTCGACGCTACCCAATCCCTAA
- a CDS encoding dUTP diphosphatase, whose product MNLHKLLTLQRELDARIKAEHGLHGQDLVPKKLLALQVELAELANETRCFKFWSKKPASGLDIILEEYVDVLHFALSLALELGYTDLQPAAAAPADSVTASFLELMDRSSRLAATRAQGDLEALLAGLLGLGGQLGLQAGDIEAAYLAKNEVNHQRQAQGY is encoded by the coding sequence ATGAACCTACATAAACTGCTGACTCTACAGCGCGAACTCGATGCCCGCATCAAAGCGGAGCACGGACTTCACGGGCAGGATCTTGTACCGAAAAAACTCCTCGCGCTGCAGGTCGAACTCGCGGAGCTCGCCAATGAGACGAGATGTTTTAAATTTTGGAGCAAAAAGCCGGCGTCCGGTCTCGACATCATCTTAGAAGAGTATGTTGATGTGCTGCACTTTGCGCTCAGTTTGGCTCTTGAGCTTGGCTATACCGATCTGCAGCCGGCCGCAGCGGCTCCTGCAGACAGCGTCACGGCGTCTTTTCTCGAGTTGATGGATCGGAGCAGCCGGCTGGCTGCCACGCGCGCACAGGGCGATCTGGAGGCTCTGCTGGCGGGACTGCTCGGGCTGGGCGGTCAGCTTGGCCTGCAGGCGGGCGACATCGAAGCTGCCTATTTGGCAAAAAATGAAGTTAACCATCAGCGTCAGGCACAGGGATACTAA
- a CDS encoding DUF4190 domain-containing protein has translation MSEPRPFLQTNRLSVASLVLGACSLVTVIIPFLNFFILLMGPLGMVLGFVAIRQIKRNPETLKGGWQALTGILLNLISVLLVAAMFGLVLMMI, from the coding sequence ATGAGTGAACCGAGGCCTTTTCTCCAGACCAACCGGTTGTCGGTCGCCTCGCTGGTGCTGGGCGCCTGCTCGCTGGTGACGGTGATCATTCCGTTTTTGAACTTTTTCATATTGCTGATGGGGCCGCTCGGGATGGTGCTCGGGTTTGTGGCGATCCGCCAGATTAAACGCAATCCGGAGACGTTGAAAGGCGGCTGGCAGGCGCTGACCGGGATTTTGCTGAACCTGATCTCCGTGCTGCTCGTCGCAGCGATGTTCGGA
- a CDS encoding carbonic anhydrase produces MNKTILEQVLEANEGFVEEWQKLQGQNRKPVSKIPSKELAIFTCMDTRLVDFLEGAMGIQRGEAKVIKNAGNTLASPFGVVIRSLVMGIYALGVKEIIVIGHLDCGMATATADGLKEKMLDRGISPDAIKLVEGTLSQWVDTFHHPIENVAEVVKSIRENPLIPKDVPVHGLIFDPENGKLELIVNGYEAGAQKEIQ; encoded by the coding sequence ATGAACAAAACCATCTTGGAGCAAGTCTTGGAAGCCAACGAAGGATTCGTCGAGGAATGGCAGAAACTGCAGGGGCAGAACCGCAAGCCGGTCTCGAAGATCCCGAGCAAGGAGCTGGCGATCTTCACCTGTATGGATACACGGCTGGTCGACTTTTTGGAAGGGGCGATGGGCATTCAGCGCGGCGAAGCGAAAGTGATCAAAAACGCCGGCAACACGCTCGCTTCCCCCTTTGGCGTCGTCATCCGGTCGCTGGTGATGGGGATCTACGCGCTGGGCGTCAAAGAGATCATCGTCATCGGTCATCTCGACTGCGGCATGGCGACGGCGACCGCCGACGGCCTCAAAGAAAAAATGCTCGACCGCGGCATTTCGCCCGATGCGATCAAACTGGTCGAAGGCACCTTGTCGCAATGGGTGGACACGTTCCACCATCCGATTGAGAACGTCGCCGAAGTCGTCAAATCGATCCGCGAAAATCCGCTGATCCCGAAAGACGTGCCGGTGCACGGCCTGATCTTCGACCCGGAAAACGGCAAGCTCGAGCTGATCGTCAACGGTTACGAAGCGGGCGCTCAAAAAGAGATCCAATAA
- a CDS encoding PaaI family thioesterase, giving the protein MEHREHILSLLDALSEDDQAFMVRLLEAKIRSNQSPLAYIEELMSYQYAGQDGELFIHKMEVRPEISNRYGMLHGGILSTFIDTAMGATCFVVNGTTHKTVTLDLQVKFLKEAKHGTLTCKTKFQKNGRTISVLESHVYDEAGHIIGSATGTFFKIPNS; this is encoded by the coding sequence ATGGAACACCGCGAACACATTCTCTCCTTGCTCGACGCGCTTTCGGAGGACGACCAGGCGTTTATGGTGCGTCTGCTCGAAGCGAAGATCCGCTCCAACCAAAGCCCGCTCGCTTACATCGAGGAGCTGATGTCGTACCAGTACGCCGGCCAGGACGGTGAGCTGTTTATTCACAAGATGGAGGTGCGCCCGGAGATCAGCAACCGCTACGGGATGCTGCACGGGGGCATATTGTCCACTTTTATCGACACGGCGATGGGCGCGACCTGTTTTGTCGTCAACGGCACGACCCACAAGACGGTCACGCTGGACCTGCAGGTGAAATTTTTGAAAGAAGCCAAACACGGCACGCTGACCTGCAAGACGAAATTTCAGAAAAACGGCCGGACGATCTCCGTGCTGGAGTCGCACGTTTATGACGAAGCGGGCCACATCATCGGCTCAGCAACTGGTACTTTCTTCAAAATCCCGAACTCCTAG